The following coding sequences are from one Venturia canescens isolate UGA chromosome 5, ASM1945775v1, whole genome shotgun sequence window:
- the LOC122410881 gene encoding zinc finger MYM-type protein 1-like, with the protein MSGVYSGVQARIQKMEPKALYVHCAAHNLNLVVNDAVNGIEKVRKYFAVLQSIYVFFGHSINRWDLLSSFSFTGESVVTLKTLNPTRWSGRLQSLIAMKQRYSDVLKALNRIILESNKKDEKSVAAGIIENMENFEFVLITILLEKILSVIFSASMQLQRKDLDIGQAMTQMETSYCVAKELRNQFEGTIAEAESIAQKWGTVTKFKNSRTRVHRKFHHELAEDYRFVDAKESFRVNVFYGVLDIVINQLKNRFEGLEKVAELFSFLTPAKLLSATDEETMENAQKVQAQYPTDISEALPLQVLLYVKTLRLEIEKIHTIKELAELIIIKFNDMSSSFSEVYSLLLLFLTIPVTVASAERSFSKLKMIKTIFEILWAKNGFRN; encoded by the coding sequence ATGAGCGGTGTTTATTCCGGGGTACAAGCTCGTATACAGAAAATGGAACCGAAGGCGTTATACGTCCACTGTGCCGCTCACAACCTCAACTTGGTAGTGAATGATGCAGTTAACGGGAttgaaaaagtacgaaaataCTTCGCCGTGCTCCAAAGTATCTACGTATTTTTTGGGCATAGCATCAATCGCTGGGATTTGCTGTCTTCGTTTTCGTTCACAGGTGAATCGGTTGTTACTCTTAAGACATTAAATCCAACCCGATGGTCTGGCCGTTTACAGTCATTGATAGCTATGAAACAACGCTACTCAGATGTTTTAAAGGCGCTGAATAGAATTATTTTAGAGAGTAACAAGAAAGATGAGAAATCAGTAGCTGCAGGAATAATAGAGAACATGGAAAATTTCGAGTTCGTGCTGATAACGATACTCCTAGAAAAGATTCTCTCAGTAATATTTTCTGCATCCATGCAATTGCAACGCAAAGATTTGGATATTGGTCAGGCAATGACACAGATGGAGACTTCTTATTGTGTAGCAAAAGAGCTCAGAAACCAATTCGAAGGCACGATTGCCGAAGCAGAATCAATTGCTCAGAAATGGGGTACTGTAACgaagtttaaaaattcaagaacTCGTGTTCATCGAAAATTTCATCACGAGCTCGCGGAGGATTACCGGTTCGTAGATGCTAAAGAGAGTTTCAGGGTAAACGTCTTTTACGGAGTACTTGATATCGTGATCAATCAGCTTAAAAACAGATTCGAAGGCTTAGAAAAAGTTGCTGAACTGTTTTCGTTCCTAACACCCGCGAAATTATTATCTGCGACCGATGAAGAAACGATGGAAAATGCTCAAAAGGTGCAAGCACAATATCCAACCGATATATCAGAAGCGTTGCCCCTTCAGGTTCTGCTATATGTTAAAACACTTCGGCTGGAAATTGAGAAGATACACACGATCAAAGAATTGGCAGAACTTATAATCATTAAATTCAATGATATGAGTTCGAGCTTCTCCGAAGTTTACTCCTTGTTGCTTCTCTTTTTGACGATTCCGGTCACCGTTGCATCCGCGGAACGCTCGTTCTCAAAactaaaaatgataaaaactaTCTTCGAAATTCTATGGGCCAAGAACGGCTTTCGCAATTAG
- the LOC122410888 gene encoding zinc finger MYM-type protein 5-like, with translation MEKKNLSGAAKRKRQKELVEASKATLSKMPKLTTFFANKSAGASNTIRVSPTTSEADKTIMSSSATSSASTASALILQDNTNVSTERLDVHEYKSVLIGSVGPDSKHGTMSLESLIHEEYPSDIAYYPTIITADIRRFVLDHGSCRPRGPFPKNEKNRCFSNSYYTTVNKSGLQMERSWLCYSPKLDMVYCEACWLFSQARKKSGWIHGINDWQNLSQKIKDHEGNSSHTEACYAKEICLSNQNLDQNLQDQIRKEQSFWRKVLERIIKITLKLAKNMVAFRGHRENLKATYIGNFLSDVKLLAEYDDTLRQVLSLPAGSTKYLSPQIQNEVIQCLGDHLKRELLAEIKSAPFFSMIADTTQDISKKDQLSIVFRFASISKDDTIDKKPRKIEIKETFLGFIHLTGQSAT, from the coding sequence atggagaagaaaaatttgagtgGCGCGGCAAAgagaaaaagacaaaaagaaTTAGTGGAAGCTTCAAAAGCAACTTTATCGAAAATGCCGAAATTAACGACCTTTTTCGCCAACAAGAGTGCCGGTGCGTCTAATACGATAAGAGTATCGCCTACAACATCAGAAGCTGATAAAACAATTATGAGTTCAAGTGCAACATCGAGTGCCAGTACTGCCAGTGCTTTGATATTACAAGACAATACAAATGTAAGTACAGAAAGACTTGATGTACATGAATATAAATCGGTCCTGATCGGTTCTGTTGGTCCTGATTCCAAACACGGTACGATGAGTCTTGAAAGTTTAATTCACGAGGAATATCCAAGTGATATAGCTTACTACCCAACAATAATTACAGCAGATATAAGGAGATTCGTTCTCGACCACGGCTCTTGCAGACCGAGAGGCCCGTttccgaaaaatgaaaaaaaccgttgtttttcgaattcttATTATACTACGGTGAACAAATCCGGCCTTCAAATGGAACGGTCGTGGCTCTGCTACTCTCCAAAGTTGGATATGGTCTACTGTGAAGCTTGTTGGTTGTTTTCGCAAGCACGTAAAAAATCTGGATGGATACATGGAATAAATGACTGGCAGAACCTATCACAGAAAATTAAAGACCACGAAGGAAATTCATCTCACACGGAAGCTTGTTACGCGAAAGAAATTTGCTTGTCAAACCAAAATCTGGATCAAAATTTACAAGACCAGATCCGGAAAGAACAAAGCTTCTGGCGCAAAGTTTTGGAGCGAATCATAAAAATAACTCTAAAATTAGCTAAGAATATGGTGGCGTTTAGAGGACATCGTGAAAACCTCAAGGCAACTTATATAGGTAATTTCCTATCTGACGTCAAATTACTAGCAGAATATGATGATACCTTGCGTCAGGTACTTAGTTTGCCAGCTGGATCAACAAAATATCTGAGTCCTCAAATTCAGAACGAAGTAATACAGTGTTTAGGTGATCATCTGAAACGAGAACTGCTCGCGGAAATAAAGTCAGCTCCGTTTTTCTCCATGATTGCGGATACGACTCAAGATATTTCGAAGAAAGATCAGCTCAGCATAGTTTTTCGTTTCGCGAGCATAAGTAAGGACGATACGATCGATAAGAAGCCGAGAAAAATTGAGATCAAAGAAACATTTCTGGGATTTATTCATTTAACAGGTCAATCAGCTacttaa